TCCTGCGGGGATTTCTTATGAAGAAAGTTAGAGGTGCCTATAATGAGTTACGACGTCATCGATGGCATTTCTCCCCGAAAAACGCCagaattttgacaaaattttgttaaagatTTTTCTCTTATGCCCCATTGATTAAAAGTCATAAGCAAAAATGTCTCGGGAATTAGcgcgaaaatatttcattttacgaCAATAACTAGAAAAACAagaataaattagtttttacaaacctgaatgataataataaacaaatgttatgtttaatttgaaatgtttccaATGCGACTTCGCCCCTCCTGCATGGCGCATTTGAGGTCTTCGCCCAACTTCTCTTTcaacaacttttgttaatatctcTTGCGTCAACTCTCATtggagtttttattttctccatTAAGTGTTCTAAATTGTTTAAAGAGCTTTTAcgaactttatttttaagaaatccccacaaaaaaaatccataggAGTTAAGTCAGGGGAGTCTCCTGGCCACTCCACCGGCCTGTTAATGCCCATCGAGTTTCCTCACGAACGTGTCGTTTAGGCATTGCTGCACAATAGCTTTTTAACAAACTAGCTATACGAGCCCGGGCTAGCATGCCGTTTCCGGATGTATATTTGCGATCATTTCTGAGATGTTATTGGTTATAATTTTTCAGCGAATGTCACATAAGGAACATGTTGGAAATTATGAGTATATTTGGTGGAAATTGAGATTAACGAGACAAGAATGCAGTAACCGACTTTACCCGTAAACGGCAGAAGTACTACTGCGGTACGGGCATCGTCAAATATTACAAGAAACATTTCCCTGTTCATATGCACCTGAATTATCTTGGTGCGTTCACAATGTGAGTCAACCATGCCGAAATTATTGTTCATCTATTACTATTTAGATTCGAGTTTTGCACatagatttgtaatttaacaaatccaaCATGAACAAAAGTCGCGTCGAAAAATAGAATCAATACAATTTCGTCCGAGTTTCGgtaaatttctggaaaaaattcCACTGACGACGCCATAACTCGTTCCTCTTACTACAACATTCCAGAAATGAACTTGTTCAGATCGCACTGGGGATGAGCCGACCCCAATGAAGACCCgtaattcaaataattcacGTTGCTACACCTACGCATCAAGGAAGCGAGtccgagacaccctgtacacatgTAGTTAGGGCAGCACTTAAAGGCAAAAGTTTCCTGGACACGACCGGGGTCCGCCCGAGTTTGCAGTACACATTGACATTTCCCCATAAAACACCGCAGGAAAAGCATTTCTGGTCAGCGATTTACGTTCACGCAATCCCCGAGGATAATTTATGACCGAATGGCCATAACCTTTCGGATATAACGTCCAGATAGagctaaataattttgtacCTAAAGTGGTTTTGAGAACAAGTTTTTAGTAAGTTTGTGAAACACACAAATTAGCGAAAACTTGGGATCTGGAAGTTATGTGGATCATAACTTTGCCCAAACGTGACTCGATAAGTCTGGGACTATTGAGTTAACTGGCAGGCAAGGGACCTTCCAGGAATACTCGAAGAGCCCTCAGACGCCTTATTCGGCGAGGCTCAAGGATCGGACACTATAAgacaaaatttgacaattttttggtgTGCACGTCTTTTTTGTCAAACCGACGGTGTGTTGTCAAGTAACCCGAACGATTGGCAAATAGAGGGGTCCTGGGGGACGTCAAGGCTTTTATGGGTTtctaatgtaaattttaacaattatcaCAGGGGATCTGGTTACGTCGGTTAACGGTGGGGCAGAAACAACGGAAAGCCTACAACTGGTGCTTTTCCTTCAAACCACAGTTAAATTCTTACGAATAACGAACCTGTTCTTTTCCACAAAACTTAACTCTAAAACGTAACTTTTACTTGTAAAACTTACCTGCTAATATTCCTGGAAACAGGCTGACCACCATCACCAGCCGAAGAGCAAAGCCTCCATGTATCCATATTGGTTTCCTCTCTTTCTCTTCCATGTTTACCAAAGTTGAAGGTCGAAATCCGCCGTTTTTACATCCGATCacaaaatttaacataatatttaaacGCCTTCGGAACGGCAACGATCGTTATTTAGGCACAAAAACGAGACGAGAAAACCGTTTGGGAGCCATTTCGAAAAGTCTAATTTTCCACACACGATCTCCGCACACAGCAGCGATAATCCCAACCAAAGTTTCGAAACTTTTACCAAGACACCTGTGGATGCATTCGCGTGCCGTTTTACCTTCGTCCTTCGCCGGCACGGCGGAAAACTTCAACGGGAAAAACTCGCACAACACCGCGGAAAACCGTATCGCCATTCACTcaacaaatttccattttaattgttgttcACGTAACCGAAAAGGAGAATTAAAATACTTGTTCCACTACCCAAGCGCTTCGGACGCCAAGTTCGTTTAAGATATAATGCCCGATTCGCGTTTGTCCTCTTGAAAGTTTGACGCGCATGCCTCTCAGGTACAAAGGCGAATGACCAATGAGGTATGTCGGGCGCGTGGCGGCCTCTGGCGGACAGGTCGGGAAACTAAGTTTAAATGCAAGAATGTCAACAAACGCACGTGGCAGAGGCGACGTTGCCGGCTCGCCCAGGCGAGACTTGGTTGCAGTTCAAATCTGCGAGTGCCGGCAAAAATTCGCAAATTAACGCGTTGCCTTCCGacgttttgtattttttgcagAGATGTTGAATGCACTAATAAAATACCCAAAAAAACGCGGGGTGTAGAACGCAAACAAATATACTAATActtatttaacatttatttttattacttcttaAAGTATATACTTCCGagatataatataaaaatattatatcacGGAAgtatacaaataaatattacacctcagaagaaaaatcccaaaatttTTCCACCCAAATGTTTTCGCCTAGCTTCCTCATGATCCATGATTCCTCCACTAGTTGTCAGTACCACGTAACTggaataaaatagaaatttcacCTAAAATCGCCCAAAGATCAACTAGAGACTTGAATTTCCGACGATAACTCTTTAGGTAGTGGGTTTACGTGTGCGGATGTTGCATATTTAGGAACTTAGGAAATCAGATGGGAAGAAAATTCATCATTGAGTCTAGGACACGTATTTTTGACTTGCAAGTGCTGCAACAACAAACGTCAAGAGACAGCCTGTACAATAAATCAACCTCTATATGCAGTTGTCAAACAGGGTTCTTACTcttttaagtattaattacagagaaatattttaacaattcgCTTTAAAGATAAGCGTCCATGTAAACTGCCTCCACATTTTGGCGTAGCCAAGTGCAATTTGCAAAGTACGCAATATCCGCGCAAGCCAACCAGccataaacaaacaaaaaatttacaggTGTTACTCAATTGCATTGGTTAGAGttgtaacatttttcaaaaccaaTGGAATTCTTCACTTTCAGTTAAAATGATTCTTCAAATACTATTAAGCAAACCTTCACCTTTGTGTTAGTAATTCATTGATGTGCCTAAAGGCCAATGGTCAAAGTACTGGTAACTCTTCccattcaacaatttttttgtggaaattgcAGAACTAGGCAGTGCTTTACCTTTATTCAAGAGTTTTTATGAAAACTCTTGGTTAGGGTATCCTGTATAAAAGGGTCCCAAGAAAGCACATAACCTTAAGGAAAAGAACAGGTTAATTTCAACAACCTAACTGCGATTTTGAACTTGAACCTTGACAATGACATCACTGCCATCATCTTTTTTACAtgctaattaaatattacattagtttaaataatgaatgtCAACATGCCAATTATGCTTCTGTTCATGTTGACAAGTTTCTGCTCCAACCTAAAATCTACTGTTACTGATATATTGCACTACACAGCACCACCACTTTGTATCACATTGTGATAGTAAATACACATGACGCCCCAGGAAACACGGAGAAACGTAAGCCTTTACATAAGTACACCAAGCCGATATAGAATTCCAAAATTACATACTTATATTCTTTTGGGATAAAGGAATTGGTATTGGTATGGGTATGGTATATTGCATTGATAGGGTTATTGTTAGTATATGCCTGTCTCCCCAATAAATGACAATTCACATGCTCTCCTATTAGACTCAAGCTTGAGCTCATTTTAGCCTCTCTACGCAAGCCAGTATACTCTcgacaaaattatttagacTTCTAATTTACAGTACTAAATCGTTTGTACGTAAGTAACGAGACActcaaataatcaaatttcagGCAAATACTCAGAATTTTTCAGCATGCCTTAATTGCCtacttattaaaaacttacccGAACTGTCTGGATGGTAGTAAATTGTTCGTCCATTTCTCAATGTGTGTAATAGGAACGTCAAATCTTGGCGAAATTACCCCACATTTGTTTAGCCTACCAGTCAGATTTACTACAATTTTCCCACTTCTGTGATCGTCGACAATTTCAAATTCACCAATGTATCCATGTTTCATCATCACCGTGAGAAACTTCACAATTACTTTGGAGCAGGGGCGGATAAGGACCTGCCTCTTTCCACGTTTCTCAGCATTGTTGATGGATTTGAGAGCATCACTCAGAACATTCATTCGCACCATGGCtgaaatttggatattttgcGTTGAGAGATATGAATTATGACCTGAACAAGTAGTTAACTATCGCTGAGAGGAATTTCATCGAAAGGCGGGAGTTTCAGTTAGAAATTGgggaaaatgttttgtttttctaaaaaagctTATAGGTTAGGAAAAGACGTCAAAGTTCGGAATACGCTTGTAAGTTATTAGGGAGAATTTACTAAAAACTGTTTATACAACATTGTAGAG
The sequence above is drawn from the Euwallacea fornicatus isolate EFF26 chromosome 38, ASM4011564v1, whole genome shotgun sequence genome and encodes:
- the LOC136349601 gene encoding small ribosomal subunit protein uS8A, which encodes MVRMNVLSDALKSINNAEKRGKRQVLIRPCSKVIVKFLTVMMKHGYIGEFEIVDDHRSGKIVVNLTGRLNKCGVISPRFDVPITHIEKWTNNLLPSRQFGYVVLTTSGGIMDHEEARRKHLGGKILGFFF